From one Paenibacillus sp. FSL K6-1330 genomic stretch:
- a CDS encoding multidrug efflux SMR transporter, whose amino-acid sequence MAWVALVFAGLFEIGGVIGIKGVSERKGWRYVLILALSFAASFSLLSYAMTVLPMGTAYAIWTGIGTAGGAITGMFLFGEPKEWRRVLFIAMILCSAVGLKLIS is encoded by the coding sequence ATGGCCTGGGTTGCTCTTGTATTTGCCGGATTATTTGAAATCGGCGGCGTTATCGGTATCAAAGGCGTGTCGGAACGTAAGGGATGGCGCTATGTACTGATTTTGGCATTATCTTTTGCCGCCAGCTTCTCCCTCCTCTCCTACGCCATGACCGTACTGCCTATGGGTACCGCTTATGCCATCTGGACGGGAATCGGAACGGCGGGCGGCGCGATCACCGGGATGTTCCTGTTCGGGGAACCCAAGGAGTGGCGGCGGGTGCTGTTTATTGCCATGATTCTGTGCTCGGCTGTCGGTCTGAAATTGATCAGTTAA
- a CDS encoding TetR/AcrR family transcriptional regulator — protein MTDKTAEKRQQILITAMQLFSAKGSSVTSMQEIAEVCGMSKGSLYLHFKSKEELEKSIYELIASRIKDEILRVDHDPLLAPKEQLRKQTEVLLVHFLEIREFLLKQFHDQMPPGKPPFDKENMRQEMLATLQWFNNKLKTIYGPDVEPYTMEIGMFMGSMLGSYIRFLFMPGFHLNVGIIADHQIQLLDDIVASILRRRPEPLIPMEAVGQLGQLCQTDMRTQRHPLIVIKTMKNELKRIQVEPDVREDAMESLNIMEKELLALQPSRAVLKGMLANLEGIEDLEALFTELKGTIVTVLESYLTPGGMMMKGN, from the coding sequence TTGACTGATAAAACGGCAGAAAAACGACAGCAAATACTCATCACTGCGATGCAGCTGTTTTCCGCGAAGGGCTCTTCGGTTACCTCCATGCAGGAAATTGCCGAAGTATGCGGGATGTCGAAAGGCAGCCTCTATCTTCATTTCAAATCCAAAGAGGAACTGGAAAAGAGCATTTACGAGCTTATCGCAAGCCGCATTAAAGATGAGATTCTCCGGGTCGACCACGATCCACTGCTTGCACCAAAGGAGCAGCTGCGCAAGCAGACGGAAGTGCTTCTGGTCCATTTTCTGGAGATCCGGGAATTTCTCCTGAAGCAGTTCCATGATCAGATGCCTCCGGGGAAACCGCCTTTTGACAAGGAAAACATGCGGCAGGAAATGCTGGCTACATTGCAGTGGTTTAACAATAAGCTGAAAACCATTTATGGACCGGACGTAGAGCCGTATACGATGGAGATCGGCATGTTTATGGGCAGTATGCTCGGTTCTTATATCCGTTTCCTGTTCATGCCGGGATTTCATTTGAATGTAGGAATCATCGCTGATCATCAGATCCAGCTGCTGGATGATATTGTAGCCAGTATTCTGCGCAGACGGCCCGAACCCCTGATCCCGATGGAGGCGGTTGGGCAATTGGGTCAATTATGCCAAACCGACATGCGCACGCAGCGTCACCCTCTCATTGTTATTAAGACGATGAAGAATGAGCTTAAGAGGATCCAGGTGGAGCCGGATGTCCGGGAAGATGCGATGGAGTCGCTCAATATTATGGAGAAGGAGCTGCTTGCCCTTCAGCCCAGCCGGGCCGTTCTGAAAGGAATGCTTGCCAACTTGGAGGGGATCGAGGACCTTGAAGCATTGTTTACGGAGCTCAAGGGCACCATTGTGACTGTACTCGAAAGCTATCTTACACCCGGTGGAATGATGATGAAGGGGAATTAG
- a CDS encoding multidrug efflux SMR transporter: MNRNWLYVLLAGLVEIIWVMGLKHSSNTWEWLGTVAAITASFYLIIEAAKRLPVGTVYAVFTGIGTAGTVASEMLFFGEPFKVLKVLLICVLLAGVVGLKLITSDHAEPEVSK; the protein is encoded by the coding sequence ATGAATCGCAACTGGCTTTATGTGCTGCTTGCTGGATTGGTTGAAATCATATGGGTGATGGGTTTGAAGCATTCCTCTAACACATGGGAATGGCTTGGAACCGTGGCCGCCATTACAGCGAGCTTTTATCTTATTATCGAGGCGGCCAAACGGCTGCCGGTCGGAACGGTGTATGCCGTCTTCACGGGAATCGGCACAGCCGGAACAGTGGCTTCCGAAATGCTGTTCTTCGGAGAACCGTTTAAAGTGCTCAAGGTGCTTCTGATCTGCGTGCTGCTGGCAGGTGTGGTCGGACTTAAACTGATTACCAGCGATCATGCAGAACCGGAGGTGAGCAAGTAA